One stretch of Dehalococcoidales bacterium DNA includes these proteins:
- a CDS encoding tyrosine-type recombinase/integrase: MKMTKHDLIKVNDTIAPTRECLPRRDNFVANSGSPSFEGRGLDWEANTLPLSYTREIRIYSSPQNPICKERVLASSNSGTDIAGLLEGYRLCAATEGKSPNSTAIVINSMRYLNDFLSCSGLSTDVTVIGTREIRAFILYLQQKVCLSHHPYSKPQQRGLSGHTVNTYMRSIRAFWSWLVEEEIIELNPFSKLKIPKPPRKIIATFSPHQIDSLLGAMNGSAEGYRNTVIVLTLLDTGLRINELINLKIGNVCIEEGLVKVLGKGNKERLVPIGKQIRKLLWRYIHQYRPEPVLPKIDNLFLTQDGRPLTKNRVDAIMKRYGLMAGLSGVRCSPHTLRHTFAINYLRNDGDVFSLQKILGHSSLEMTRRYCELANVDIKKAHATASPVDNLAMERKLAVARAARDSKTKKR, from the coding sequence ATGAAGATGACAAAACATGACCTCATCAAAGTTAACGATACAATCGCGCCGACAAGGGAGTGCTTGCCTAGACGGGATAATTTCGTAGCTAATTCCGGATCGCCCAGCTTTGAGGGCAGAGGGCTTGATTGGGAAGCAAATACTCTACCACTGAGTTACACCCGCGAAATTCGTATCTATTCTAGCCCGCAAAACCCTATCTGTAAAGAGAGGGTGCTTGCTTCGTCAAATTCCGGCACCGACATCGCCGGCCTGCTTGAAGGTTACCGGCTGTGCGCCGCCACCGAAGGGAAAAGCCCTAACTCCACGGCAATCGTTATCAACAGCATGAGATACCTCAACGACTTCCTCAGTTGCAGCGGCCTGAGCACCGACGTGACCGTAATAGGCACGCGGGAAATCAGGGCCTTCATCCTCTACCTGCAGCAGAAGGTATGCTTAAGCCATCACCCCTATAGCAAGCCGCAGCAGAGGGGTCTCTCCGGACACACCGTGAATACCTACATGAGGTCCATCCGGGCCTTCTGGTCCTGGCTCGTCGAAGAAGAGATCATCGAGCTAAATCCCTTCTCCAAACTTAAAATACCGAAGCCGCCCAGGAAGATCATAGCCACCTTCTCCCCGCACCAGATCGATTCACTGTTAGGCGCCATGAACGGCTCGGCGGAGGGCTATCGCAACACGGTCATCGTCCTTACCTTGCTGGATACCGGCCTGCGCATAAACGAGCTGATAAATCTGAAAATTGGAAACGTCTGTATTGAAGAAGGGCTGGTCAAGGTCCTGGGCAAGGGCAATAAGGAGAGGCTGGTGCCCATCGGTAAGCAGATTCGCAAACTGCTATGGCGCTACATCCATCAATATCGCCCCGAACCGGTTCTGCCTAAAATAGATAACCTATTCCTGACCCAGGACGGCAGGCCGCTAACCAAGAACCGCGTGGATGCTATTATGAAACGCTACGGCCTGATGGCCGGCCTCAGCGGCGTCAGATGCTCCCCTCACACCCTGAGACATACCTTTGCCATCAACTATCTTAGAAACGACGGCGATGTTTTCAGCCTGCAGAAGATATTGGGGCACTCATCACTTGAGATGACCAGGCGCTATTGCGAGTTGGCTAATGTGGATATTAAGAAGGCTCATGCTACGGCCAGCCCCGTGGATAATCTCGCGATGGAAAGGAAACTGGCTGTAGCCCGCGCTGCCAGGGACAGTAAAACTAAAAAGCGTTGA